The Patescibacteria group bacterium genome includes the window GATAATGTCATTATGATATGCTCGATACGCAGGATATCCAACAATTTAAGGGGATTCTTGAGGAAAATAATAAAACGCTCATCCTTGAGGTAGGGAAAGTGTTGGAGCAAAATATCCTTCCTATTCTTGATGATCATGGTAAAATGCTCGAGGCGCACGGTAAGATGCTCGTAGAGCACGGAGAGAGGTTAGGCCGAATCGAAGCTACCATGGTCACCAAGTCTTACCTTGATGATAAGCTTGCCGATCTTGAAGGGCACCTCATTAGCAAGCTCCGCAAGGAGGACGAAAAACTCAACCGCCTTGTGGAACTTTTAGCGAATAAGTCAATTCTCGCAGTAGAGGATGTGGCGTTCTTGCGCCAAATTGAAGTATTCCCTTCTTTGCCAAAAGTATCCATATGACCCGTTTTCTGTACTACAATCTTAGGGTTTATAATCCCTTGTCTTTAAAGCGCGCGCAGGTGGGGATGTGGTTGTGTACGCGAATATTGGGAGATACAATTTATCAGAACTAAAAGGCGGTACCTTCACGGGTACCGTTAAATGTTTGAATGACTTATACAGGGATTTATACACACTTGGTTGACATATTAATTTGGACTTTGTAAGCTTTCTCCGCTCCGTGTTCAATTTGAGCACGGAGGTTTCTTATAACCTTAGGCGAAACCAATATAGTTTCTTTCACAATTCAAGCAAAGGAGATAGTATGAAGACGATCATCATGATGAATGGCTTTCCAGGAACTGGCAAAACTACGGCGGCCATTAAAATTCAGGAAACTCTTAATGGTGTGGGCGTTGTCAGGAGAGATTCTTTTGTAAAGCAAGGGAGTTTGGTTGGTGTCCACACTCTTGAACAGTATTCTCAGAGTATAAAAGACACGCACGAAGTATTTTATCAGGAGATAGAACGCCTTCTCTCTGATTATGATATAGTGGTGTTGGATAGCGTATTCCGTAGTCTTGACTTGCGCGAGAGAGTATATACTATTGTCCAAAAAATTAATGCCTGTTGTTTTCTGATCAAATGTGTGTGCGGACGTGAAGAGCATCTTAAAAGATTACGCGAAAAGATAAAAAACGGGGAATGGATTTTCGACTCTCCTGCAGAACTGCTCTCATTATACGAGCGGGAAGCTCAAGCATTGACTGATGATGAGTTGCGCACCGTCAACTTTTTGCAGCTTGATACTCAGGGCAATAGAATCACCCAAATTTCGATAAAGTCTGATGAAGCAAGCGTGATCGCACGGGCATTAATAAAGGCACTGACGTAACGAAAGAAACGATCGTCCTATTGCCCCGATTCAGTAAATGGATTGGGGCTTTTATTCTGTACGCTGACGGCGCAGTACAGTGGTAATACGTGCGCATACTTTGTTGTTGACAGCGGTCAGAGCATGGGTTAGAGTATAAAGCAGTTTTAAGAATTATTACTACAACATTCCATTTTATGATCAATTGGAAAATTAATGATACAACGCTTAAATATAGAAACTCTTGGATAGAGGTTCGCGAGCACCAGGTAGTTTTCCCCGGAGGGAAAACAGGTGTATACGGCGTTGTCTCAATGCCTGATACGGTTGCGGTCATAGCCCGAGAGGATACTGCCAT containing:
- a CDS encoding AAA family ATPase, whose amino-acid sequence is MKTIIMMNGFPGTGKTTAAIKIQETLNGVGVVRRDSFVKQGSLVGVHTLEQYSQSIKDTHEVFYQEIERLLSDYDIVVLDSVFRSLDLRERVYTIVQKINACCFLIKCVCGREEHLKRLREKIKNGEWIFDSPAELLSLYEREAQALTDDELRTVNFLQLDTQGNRITQISIKSDEASVIARALIKALT